The following are encoded together in the Candidatus Hydrogenedentota bacterium genome:
- a CDS encoding efflux RND transporter permease subunit: HITLDRIATIHDGFADDDIVTRFNGKNAAILHILKTDREDTLQIDKDVHDYCLRKQRELPEGMQIELWGRFAPLLENRINLLVKNGYSGLLIVFLLLWIFLDIRLSFWTSMNVPLAFAGTFVVMHYYGVTLNMITMFGMVMVLGVVVDNSTIIGEAIYVARKRGFPPVRAAVEGVSEVALPIIASTTTNMVTFVPLLFIPGFVGRLASTLPIVTIAAFTFSLLECLFMFPAHLNHLPDLNASPEKKNALSRMGILFHQYTDGLLQNFIEKSYQPFVNWTIRWRYVNASLAICVLLLAVGMFAGGFVKVDFFPLIDGNSMSAVVEFPSGTTMAVATAAVVRIEEAARRLQDKMETGSGAPLLNNVFSLTGAYLDERGQITLGTHFGSVRVELLDSVDRNIHITQMMAAWEKEIGQINGAIALTIRGDETTSPPGRPVDIWMKGKDLDQLAAAAQELKDKLSTYDGVYQIKDDFRVGKKEINLRLKPEARALGLHTYDLAKHIFTGYFGEELMRVQRGDNNLRIRLRYPEEERTQLSELEKIRIPVSMPHQGVFTTTALNEAKMRHGQGEAGLPALPAKVQEIPLSSVAELEYKAGVSSIQRTNGQRRVAVSAEIDTSHTNSNEIVAELKSGFLQSLVHRHPGITLSFEGEQQDFREALDYLAISYPVALLGVFVLVAASFRSYIQTLVVMIAVPFCAAAALFGHWLFGFDISIMSILGIVALSGVVVNDSIVLVDCVNNYVAEGEDFFQAVARAGSRRFRAIFLTTITTVGGLGPLMLERDSQAQMLIPMALSMSSGVAFGMIVSLLITPCSLCIINDSRRVTHWLIRGHWPTPEEVEPARYRDLIE; encoded by the coding sequence AAAGATGTCCACGATTATTGCCTGCGCAAACAACGGGAACTGCCCGAAGGCATGCAAATTGAACTTTGGGGCCGCTTCGCGCCGCTGCTGGAAAATCGCATCAATCTCTTAGTAAAAAATGGGTACTCAGGACTGCTCATCGTCTTCTTGCTGCTCTGGATCTTCCTCGATATTCGGCTGAGCTTCTGGACGTCCATGAATGTGCCCTTAGCTTTTGCCGGCACTTTTGTCGTCATGCATTATTATGGTGTCACCCTCAATATGATCACCATGTTCGGCATGGTCATGGTATTGGGTGTAGTCGTGGATAACTCGACCATCATCGGCGAAGCCATCTATGTGGCACGTAAGCGAGGCTTTCCGCCGGTACGCGCAGCGGTGGAAGGAGTCTCGGAAGTGGCGCTGCCCATCATTGCTTCCACGACCACAAACATGGTTACCTTTGTGCCGCTCCTTTTTATCCCGGGCTTTGTAGGGCGTTTGGCGAGCACCTTGCCAATTGTGACCATTGCGGCATTCACCTTCTCTCTCCTTGAATGCCTGTTTATGTTTCCTGCCCATCTAAACCATTTGCCCGACTTGAACGCTTCGCCCGAGAAAAAAAATGCACTCTCACGGATGGGCATCCTTTTCCACCAATACACCGATGGACTGCTTCAGAACTTTATCGAAAAAAGTTATCAGCCCTTTGTGAACTGGACTATCCGCTGGCGTTATGTCAATGCTTCCCTGGCGATTTGCGTTTTATTGTTGGCTGTGGGTATGTTTGCCGGCGGCTTCGTCAAAGTCGATTTCTTTCCGCTCATTGACGGCAACAGTATGTCGGCAGTAGTCGAATTTCCGAGCGGCACGACCATGGCAGTCGCTACAGCCGCTGTGGTTCGCATTGAAGAAGCGGCGCGGCGCCTGCAAGACAAGATGGAGACCGGAAGCGGCGCGCCCTTGCTCAACAACGTCTTTTCGCTCACAGGCGCCTACCTCGATGAACGGGGCCAAATTACGTTAGGAACCCATTTCGGCAGTGTCCGTGTGGAGCTGCTCGACTCGGTGGATCGCAATATCCATATCACGCAGATGATGGCGGCTTGGGAAAAAGAAATCGGTCAAATTAATGGCGCTATTGCGTTGACCATCCGAGGCGATGAAACGACGAGTCCGCCCGGGCGCCCTGTCGATATTTGGATGAAAGGCAAAGATCTGGATCAACTCGCTGCAGCGGCGCAGGAATTGAAAGACAAACTGTCCACCTATGACGGTGTCTATCAAATTAAAGACGATTTCCGGGTCGGCAAAAAAGAAATCAACCTCCGTTTAAAACCGGAAGCGCGCGCCTTGGGTTTGCATACCTACGATCTGGCGAAACATATTTTTACCGGCTATTTTGGCGAAGAATTAATGCGCGTACAACGGGGTGACAATAACCTGCGTATTCGGCTGCGCTATCCTGAAGAAGAACGGACCCAGCTCTCAGAATTGGAAAAAATCCGTATTCCTGTTTCTATGCCCCATCAAGGTGTCTTCACCACAACTGCCTTGAATGAGGCGAAGATGCGCCACGGACAAGGAGAAGCGGGGCTGCCCGCGCTGCCTGCAAAAGTGCAGGAAATCCCTTTGAGTTCGGTAGCGGAATTGGAATACAAGGCCGGGGTCTCCTCTATCCAACGCACCAACGGACAACGCCGTGTTGCCGTGTCCGCAGAGATCGATACATCCCACACCAATTCCAATGAAATCGTAGCGGAATTGAAAAGCGGCTTCCTTCAATCTTTGGTTCATCGTCATCCCGGCATCACCCTCTCCTTTGAAGGGGAACAACAGGATTTCCGCGAGGCACTGGATTATCTCGCTATCAGCTATCCCGTCGCGCTGCTCGGCGTATTCGTCTTGGTTGCCGCATCCTTCCGCTCGTACATTCAAACACTCGTCGTTATGATTGCCGTACCTTTCTGCGCTGCTGCTGCCCTTTTCGGGCATTGGCTCTTTGGTTTTGACATCAGCATCATGAGCATTTTGGGTATTGTTGCTTTGTCCGGGGTCGTGGTCAACGATTCCATTGTCCTCGTCGATTGCGTCAACAATTATGTGGCGGAAGGAGAAGACTTCTTCCAGGCCGTGGCTCGGGCGGGCTCGCGCCGGTTCCGCGCTATTTTCCTCACCACCATAACGACCGTAGGCGGCTTGGGCCCGCTCATGCTGGAACGAGATTCACAGGCGCAAATGCTGATTCCGATGGCGCTGTCCATGAGCTCCGGTGTCGCCTTCGGTATGATCGTTTCTTTATTGATTACCCCTTGTTCTTTATGTATTATTAACGATAGTCGCCGGGTGACACATTGGCTGATTCGCGGTCACTGGCCGACTCCTGAAGAAGTGGAGCCCGCGCGGTATCGGGATCTTATTGAGTAA
- a CDS encoding TolC family protein — protein sequence MPKMLLLLFCLLITPFLMAQPAPMEIDTLPDLGAPPPGDISQLNFSHDTRIVTEEAEDISPDENLDSEEELTSEEDTDPIQAGDDGAEVESKENAATHTASDTEENNAIQILDLVTAQRRALAQNPSLAAGAERVEKTKQLVAKARSLYFPQIDLSYRYTFTWLPSDYVDPINELLDETEDVISSVRRQLYLYYATTRGVTLSNRRTVRNYFNNVNSLVDTARDYVDNPLENATANLTAGWLLFDGFAREYLNAMAKHGYSEAQASYRDGQRILIDAVAQAYYGGQYAREQIVIAEAAIVFFERLVKEAEARRTIGRGPTSHVLNFQTALYAAKGNLLKAQREHELARIALAVLMGSHEAYLPDTIQLDRLETEQEETKTLPDGDAMLELAYAYRPDIEAHEYHLKRSRAAVRREYASFAPQIAAFASTSTFNVNHTDFNTDRMLTTVGINASMTLFAGGRRKAELKEARHARRESEWTLVEAERKMAGEVQQALRDLKMAHEALTLNLEAADCVQKNRDLVEKEYRAGKAMLVQLNQAQNDYMQAAGMLAQARVAVQRCWQALHHATGVSLALLTGDPKELSNILLEDTRGDTDLDPDNPKENKDE from the coding sequence ATGCCGAAAATGCTGCTGCTCCTTTTCTGTCTCCTCATAACGCCTTTTCTCATGGCACAGCCCGCTCCCATGGAAATTGATACACTGCCGGATCTGGGCGCACCGCCCCCCGGTGATATCAGTCAACTCAACTTTTCCCATGACACAAGAATTGTTACGGAAGAAGCAGAAGATATTTCACCGGACGAAAATTTGGACAGCGAGGAAGAGCTTACAAGCGAGGAAGACACAGACCCTATACAGGCGGGTGACGACGGTGCGGAGGTTGAATCGAAGGAAAACGCTGCGACGCACACTGCTTCCGACACAGAAGAGAACAACGCGATCCAAATTCTTGATCTGGTCACGGCGCAACGCCGCGCTCTCGCACAAAATCCCTCCTTGGCAGCGGGTGCGGAGCGCGTAGAAAAGACGAAACAACTGGTCGCGAAGGCGCGCAGTCTCTACTTTCCTCAGATTGATCTATCCTACCGATATACCTTTACATGGCTGCCCTCCGATTACGTGGATCCGATCAATGAGCTTCTTGATGAAACGGAAGATGTCATTTCATCCGTGCGCCGCCAACTCTATCTCTATTACGCCACTACACGGGGCGTCACCTTGAGTAACCGACGCACGGTGCGAAATTACTTCAATAACGTGAACTCGCTCGTCGATACAGCCCGTGACTACGTAGACAATCCTTTGGAAAATGCTACCGCTAACCTGACCGCCGGCTGGCTGCTCTTTGATGGTTTCGCCAGAGAGTATCTCAACGCCATGGCGAAGCATGGCTACAGCGAGGCGCAAGCCTCTTACCGTGACGGTCAACGTATCCTCATTGATGCCGTTGCACAAGCCTATTACGGCGGTCAATATGCCCGTGAACAGATCGTCATTGCTGAGGCTGCCATTGTCTTTTTTGAACGCCTTGTGAAAGAAGCAGAAGCACGGCGCACTATCGGACGAGGCCCTACCAGCCACGTCCTGAATTTTCAAACTGCTCTGTATGCCGCTAAAGGGAATTTGCTCAAAGCGCAGCGTGAACATGAATTGGCACGTATCGCCCTCGCCGTGCTGATGGGTTCCCATGAAGCCTACTTGCCGGACACGATCCAGCTGGATCGCCTGGAGACGGAACAAGAAGAAACGAAAACGCTTCCCGACGGGGATGCCATGTTGGAACTTGCATATGCCTATAGACCGGATATTGAAGCGCACGAATACCATTTGAAACGGTCCCGAGCGGCTGTGCGCAGGGAATATGCCAGCTTTGCGCCGCAAATCGCCGCTTTTGCAAGCACCTCCACTTTTAACGTTAATCATACCGATTTCAACACAGATCGTATGCTGACTACGGTGGGGATCAACGCGTCCATGACCCTCTTCGCGGGAGGGCGTCGGAAAGCCGAATTGAAGGAAGCACGCCATGCCCGCCGCGAATCGGAATGGACCCTCGTTGAGGCTGAACGCAAAATGGCGGGAGAAGTGCAGCAAGCACTCCGTGATCTGAAAATGGCACATGAAGCGTTGACCCTAAATCTTGAGGCAGCTGATTGTGTGCAAAAAAATCGGGACTTGGTGGAAAAAGAATATCGCGCCGGCAAGGCAATGCTGGTACAATTAAATCAAGCACAGAATGATTATATGCAAGCCGCCGGTATGCTGGCACAGGCACGGGTGGCAGTGCAGCGCTGCTGGCAGGCTCTTCATCATGCCACCGGTGTTAGCCTTGCCCTATTAACCGGCGACCCTAAGGAGCTCTCAAATATCCTGTTAGAAGATACCCGGGGCGACACCGACCTCGATCCGGACAACCCTAAGGAGAACAAAGATGAATAA